The following coding sequences lie in one Polyodon spathula isolate WHYD16114869_AA chromosome 15, ASM1765450v1, whole genome shotgun sequence genomic window:
- the pnpla4 gene encoding patatin-like phospholipase domain-containing protein 4 isoform X2, translating into MTLLNLSFSACGFLGIYHLGAAAALHLHGEKLLGTLNACAGASAGALVATVLVTVPEKIEDCKEFTYRFADEVRKQKLGAMTPGYDFMHTLKEGIEHILPPNAHEIAGNRLSVSITHSKTGENCMVSSFSSREDLIKKWIDGGLSNSLPVLPVGRTVTVSPFIGRYNICPKDSGLMNVYIKLAKQDIRLSKDNIIRLSQALFPPMQEKMEVLYQNGYDDAVQFLRKENWFQ; encoded by the exons ATGACCCTCTTGAACCTGTCCTTTTCTGCATGTGGATTTTTGGGAATCTACCACTTGGGGGCTGCTGCTGCTCTTCATCTGCATGGAGAGAAACTTCTGGGAACACTGAATGCCTGTGCTGGGGCATCAGCAGGGGCACTTGTGGCAACAGTGCTTGTAACTGTGCCTGAAAAAATAGAG GACTGCAAAGAATTTACATATCGATTTGCTGATGAAGTCCGAAAACAGAAACTTGGAGCAATGACGCCAGGTTATGACTTCATGCACACACTGAA GGAAGGGATAGAGCACATTCTGCCTCCAAATGCACATGAGATTGCTGGGAATCGTCTCTCTGTATCAATCACACATTCCAAGACCGGAGAAAATTGCATGGTCTCAAGTTTTTCCTCTAGGGAAGACCTCATTAAG aaatggATTGATGGGGGTCTTTCAAACAGTCTTCCTGTCCTTCCCGTGGGCCGCACAGTGACTGTTTCACCTTTCATTGGCCGCTACAACATCTGCCCAAAAGACTCTGGTTTGATGAATGTTTATATTAAATTGGCAAAACAGGATATAAGG CTGTCCAAGGATAACATTATAAGACTCAGCCAAGCCTTATTCCCACCCATGCAGGAGAAAATGGAAGTCTTGTATCAGAATGGCTACGATGATGCTGTGCAATTTCTAAGAAAGGAAAACTGGTTTCAGTAG
- the pnpla4 gene encoding patatin-like phospholipase domain-containing protein 4 isoform X1 — protein MTLLNLSFSACGFLGIYHLGAAAALHLHGEKLLGTLNACAGASAGALVATVLVTVPEKIEDCKEFTYRFADEVRKQKLGAMTPGYDFMHTLKEGIEHILPPNAHEIAGNRLSVSITHSKTGENCMVSSFSSREDLIKVLLASSYVPLYAGIKAVEYQGDKWIDGGLSNSLPVLPVGRTVTVSPFIGRYNICPKDSGLMNVYIKLAKQDIRLSKDNIIRLSQALFPPMQEKMEVLYQNGYDDAVQFLRKENWFQ, from the exons ATGACCCTCTTGAACCTGTCCTTTTCTGCATGTGGATTTTTGGGAATCTACCACTTGGGGGCTGCTGCTGCTCTTCATCTGCATGGAGAGAAACTTCTGGGAACACTGAATGCCTGTGCTGGGGCATCAGCAGGGGCACTTGTGGCAACAGTGCTTGTAACTGTGCCTGAAAAAATAGAG GACTGCAAAGAATTTACATATCGATTTGCTGATGAAGTCCGAAAACAGAAACTTGGAGCAATGACGCCAGGTTATGACTTCATGCACACACTGAA GGAAGGGATAGAGCACATTCTGCCTCCAAATGCACATGAGATTGCTGGGAATCGTCTCTCTGTATCAATCACACATTCCAAGACCGGAGAAAATTGCATGGTCTCAAGTTTTTCCTCTAGGGAAGACCTCATTAAG GTCCTATTAGCTAGCAGTTATGTACCGCTGTATGCTGGGATTAAAGCAGTAGAATACCAAGGAGAC aaatggATTGATGGGGGTCTTTCAAACAGTCTTCCTGTCCTTCCCGTGGGCCGCACAGTGACTGTTTCACCTTTCATTGGCCGCTACAACATCTGCCCAAAAGACTCTGGTTTGATGAATGTTTATATTAAATTGGCAAAACAGGATATAAGG CTGTCCAAGGATAACATTATAAGACTCAGCCAAGCCTTATTCCCACCCATGCAGGAGAAAATGGAAGTCTTGTATCAGAATGGCTACGATGATGCTGTGCAATTTCTAAGAAAGGAAAACTGGTTTCAGTAG